A window of the Parabacteroides merdae ATCC 43184 genome harbors these coding sequences:
- a CDS encoding glycosyltransferase family protein, translating to MKILILCDMFPPAFGPRMGYLCKYMRRAGWEPVVVTEQIDDSTFSFLKGETPVTYVNFFHSKGKILQKLEWICIFILDYFFHYKDKKMAKAASRLLEEGEYAGILCSSYRTFPLPAAQYIAEKYHLPLVIDLRDIVEQYASNEYIAHNFRTFSWLDRKITETFRHKLLRDRNNALRKADQVTTISPWHVEKLQAYNPNTELVYNGYDPELFYPEQHRTSQFVITYTGRLISLATRDPRLLFEAVSRLDREKLIDPDQFRIQWYVDAGSKAIIMQAATAYPVARYMDFFDYVPASEIPGVLNRSSILLQLANTFASDGPKGFMTTKLFESMAVGKPLLCVKSDESCLEATIRNTRSGLAARTAEEAFRFILHHYQFWQDNGYTHINTDKEAVERFSRKKQAEQFMRIFTRLNSK from the coding sequence ATGAAGATACTGATATTATGTGATATGTTTCCCCCTGCATTCGGACCGAGAATGGGCTATTTATGCAAATATATGAGGCGGGCCGGATGGGAACCTGTCGTTGTCACTGAGCAAATCGATGACAGCACGTTCTCTTTCCTGAAAGGAGAAACGCCTGTCACATATGTAAATTTCTTTCATTCCAAAGGGAAAATCCTCCAAAAGTTAGAGTGGATATGCATATTCATACTCGATTATTTTTTCCATTATAAAGACAAGAAGATGGCAAAAGCCGCCTCCCGTTTACTGGAAGAAGGGGAATATGCCGGTATCCTGTGCAGTTCATACCGAACTTTCCCCTTGCCGGCCGCCCAATATATAGCAGAGAAATATCATCTGCCGTTAGTAATCGACCTTCGAGACATAGTCGAACAATATGCTTCCAACGAATATATCGCTCATAACTTCCGTACCTTTTCCTGGTTGGATAGAAAGATCACGGAAACATTCCGTCATAAGTTATTACGGGACAGAAATAATGCATTGAGAAAGGCGGATCAGGTCACGACCATTTCCCCCTGGCATGTGGAAAAACTTCAAGCATACAATCCTAACACAGAATTGGTTTACAACGGTTACGATCCAGAGCTCTTCTATCCTGAACAACATCGGACCTCTCAATTCGTCATCACCTATACCGGACGTTTGATTAGCTTGGCGACACGTGACCCTCGATTGCTTTTCGAGGCCGTTAGCCGGTTAGATCGTGAAAAGCTCATTGATCCAGACCAGTTCCGCATCCAATGGTATGTCGACGCCGGATCAAAAGCGATCATCATGCAGGCAGCAACCGCTTACCCAGTCGCCCGGTATATGGACTTTTTCGACTATGTTCCCGCTTCCGAGATTCCCGGCGTGTTAAACCGCAGTTCCATTCTGCTGCAACTCGCCAATACCTTTGCATCCGACGGACCAAAAGGATTTATGACTACCAAGCTTTTCGAATCGATGGCTGTCGGGAAACCTTTACTCTGTGTAAAGAGTGACGAAAGTTGCCTCGAAGCTACCATCCGGAATACCCGTTCCGGACTGGCAGCCCGGACAGCCGAAGAAGCTTTTCGTTTTATCCTGCACCATTATCAGTTCTGGCAGGATAATGGGTACACACACATAAATACGGATAAGGAAGCAGTGGAACGTTTCTCCCGTAAAAAACAAGCTGAACAATTTATGCGTATCTTTACCCGACTAAACAGCAAATGA
- a CDS encoding glycosyltransferase → MERYLNIIAFNIPWPANYGGIIDVYYKIKALHQCGVKIILHCFEYERAHSPELEAICEKVFYYKRHTGLRTNITLLPYNVYSRKHPELIANLLKNDYPILFEGLHCCYYINDPRLHNRKKIYREANIEHDYYYHLAQAESHPIRKSFFRIEAWRFKHYQKILKHADLMIAVSTTDADYLRHQFPDKPVEFMPCFHTNNQITVKPGSSDFILYHGKLSVIENTQAALFLIRNVFSKLDCRCIIAGMNPPASLLKTAAPYPNIHIEANPSEEQMNDLIHNAQIHALITFQATGLKLKLLNSLFAGRHTVVNRLMIAGSGLESLCHIADTPDEMVCICRKLMHTDMAPESIEQRRDFLYPTYSNQYQGEHLLHLIYEV, encoded by the coding sequence ATGGAAAGGTATCTGAACATTATAGCTTTCAATATTCCCTGGCCTGCCAACTACGGGGGAATCATTGATGTATATTATAAGATAAAAGCTCTGCACCAGTGCGGTGTGAAGATCATCTTACACTGTTTCGAATACGAACGTGCCCATTCGCCCGAACTGGAAGCCATCTGCGAAAAGGTATTTTATTACAAGCGACATACAGGGCTACGTACCAATATAACCCTGCTGCCTTATAACGTATACAGCCGCAAGCATCCTGAACTGATCGCCAATCTGTTGAAGAACGATTACCCGATCCTGTTCGAAGGACTCCATTGCTGTTATTACATAAACGATCCGCGACTACACAACCGGAAAAAGATTTACCGGGAAGCAAATATCGAACACGACTATTATTATCACCTGGCACAGGCGGAGAGCCATCCGATCAGGAAAAGCTTCTTCCGGATAGAGGCTTGGCGATTCAAACATTATCAGAAAATACTGAAACATGCCGATCTGATGATTGCCGTTTCAACAACCGATGCTGACTACCTCCGGCACCAGTTCCCCGACAAACCGGTCGAATTCATGCCTTGCTTTCACACCAACAACCAAATTACGGTCAAGCCGGGTTCTTCCGATTTTATCCTCTATCATGGTAAACTATCCGTAATAGAGAATACACAAGCAGCCCTCTTTCTTATCCGGAATGTGTTCAGTAAACTGGACTGCCGTTGCATCATTGCCGGTATGAATCCGCCGGCTTCTTTGTTGAAAACGGCAGCTCCCTATCCGAATATCCATATCGAAGCCAATCCGTCAGAAGAACAGATGAACGACTTGATACACAATGCACAAATACATGCCTTGATTACTTTTCAGGCAACCGGATTGAAACTAAAACTACTGAACAGCCTGTTTGCCGGACGCCATACAGTGGTCAACCGACTGATGATAGCAGGTAGTGGACTGGAATCGCTCTGCCATATCGCCGACACTCCGGACGAAATGGTCTGCATCTGTCGGAAATTGATGCATACCGATATGGCTCCGGAGTCGATCGAGCAGCGCCGCGACTTTCTTTATCCGACTTATTCCAATCAATATCAAGGCGAACACCTCTTACATTTGATCTATGAAGTATGA
- a CDS encoding class I SAM-dependent methyltransferase encodes MKYDIRQAAQALISQLKAIDYERLPISKYNKRYIARLKPVLSYYMKIYADCLLKGLESIGSSPEEITLIDYGGGSGFLSILAKQAGIGRVIYIDLNPDSVNTIRILKELVNTGPDIILHGDSDTLADWCSANKVKPQLLIATDLIEHVYDLSAFFANLVAIDNKMQMLFTTASTPFNPYVKRRLHRLMTIWEKEYYALRLHYIQLHFPALSPAEAKEAARKTRGLTFPHIHKAVKTGSYPLLKDAFNTCDPRNGNWTERILPIETYRSLAKPFGYQVRIGKGFYNTDRSNPISTFICLGINGLIRISGKAGFLFAPFITLHLQSDNKGR; translated from the coding sequence ATGAAGTATGATATCCGACAAGCAGCACAAGCGTTGATTAGCCAACTAAAGGCTATCGATTACGAACGATTGCCTATCAGTAAATATAACAAACGTTATATTGCCCGGCTGAAACCGGTTTTATCCTATTACATGAAAATCTATGCGGACTGTCTCCTTAAAGGACTGGAATCTATCGGTAGCTCACCGGAGGAGATAACACTTATCGACTATGGTGGCGGAAGCGGCTTCCTGAGTATACTTGCTAAACAAGCCGGAATCGGCCGAGTCATCTACATCGACCTCAATCCGGATTCCGTCAATACGATCCGCATCTTGAAAGAGCTGGTCAATACAGGACCTGACATTATTCTTCATGGAGACTCAGACACCTTAGCAGATTGGTGCTCGGCAAATAAAGTCAAGCCACAATTGCTGATCGCGACCGACCTGATCGAACATGTTTACGACCTGTCGGCTTTTTTCGCCAATTTGGTTGCCATCGACAACAAGATGCAAATGTTGTTTACAACGGCCTCTACACCTTTTAACCCGTATGTGAAAAGAAGGCTGCATCGGCTTATGACCATTTGGGAAAAGGAATATTATGCTTTACGTCTGCATTATATCCAACTGCACTTTCCGGCCCTTTCCCCTGCCGAAGCGAAAGAAGCTGCACGAAAGACGCGCGGACTTACCTTCCCACATATCCACAAGGCTGTCAAGACCGGTTCCTATCCTCTATTGAAAGATGCTTTCAACACCTGCGATCCACGAAACGGGAATTGGACAGAACGCATCTTACCCATCGAAACATATCGCTCGCTGGCAAAACCTTTCGGTTATCAAGTCCGGATAGGAAAAGGTTTCTACAACACGGATCGCTCCAACCCGATCTCCACATTCATTTGCTTAGGTATCAACGGTCTGATCAGGATCAGCGGAAAAGCTGGTTTCCTATTTGCCCCGTTTATAACCCTGCACCTACAGAGCGATAACAAAGGACGATAA
- a CDS encoding 2-amino-4-hydroxy-6-hydroxymethyldihydropteridine diphosphokinase yields MWNNVILCLGSNTDCEANLKSAASLLRAYFGSIRFSEAIYTEPIGLSDSGLFLNQVAVAGTNASLEEVRRAVKAMEKRLGRMSDSKQKGKIPIDIDLLLWNGTILKPADWEKEYVQLLFRSVAD; encoded by the coding sequence ATGTGGAACAATGTTATATTATGTTTGGGGTCCAATACGGATTGCGAGGCGAATCTAAAGTCGGCGGCCAGTCTGTTGCGTGCTTATTTCGGATCGATCCGGTTCTCTGAAGCGATTTATACGGAGCCGATAGGTTTATCCGATTCCGGCTTATTCTTGAACCAAGTGGCTGTTGCCGGTACGAATGCTTCGCTGGAAGAGGTGAGGCGGGCTGTGAAGGCGATGGAAAAACGATTGGGACGCATGTCGGACAGTAAGCAGAAAGGGAAGATTCCGATCGATATAGACCTGCTTTTATGGAATGGAACAATCCTGAAACCTGCCGATTGGGAAAAGGAGTATGTGCAACTACTCTTCCGGTCTGTTGCGGATTAG
- the feoB gene encoding ferrous iron transport protein B — MRLSELRTGEKGVIVKVMGRGAFRKRIIEMGFIRGKEVDVIQNAPLKDPIHYRVMGYDVSLRRNDAQMIEVVSVAEFIEASTGKQENRPVDSYIQTSGKSLQAMAMHKGKTINVALVGNPNCGKTSLFNFASGAHEHVGNYSGVTVDAKAGTFHQNGYTFKIVDLPGTYSLSAYTPEELYVRKHLNEEQPDIVINVVDASNLERNLYLTCQLIDMDVRMVIALNMYDELERHGNKFDHNSLSRMIGTPIVPTISKTGFGIEELFNRVIKVYEEEDPVLRHIHINYGDVLEKAIYPVRHALKLNGNVSKSLSKRYLAIKLLEGDPEVESFVKSMPGSETVIHERDRNVAQIETLLKEDCETAFTNARYGFISGALRETYEQNKIKEATSTQIIDLFVTHKVLGFPIFILFMWIMFEATFRLGEYPMEWIESFVGWIGEFVRGNMSEGPLKDLLVDGIIGGVGGVIVFLPNILILYAFISFMEDSGYMARAAFIMDKIMHKMGLHGKSFIPLVMGFGCNVPAIMASRTIESRNSRMITMLVNPLMSCSARLPVYVLLTGAFFPQTAGTVMLILYASGILLAVLMARLFKRFLFKDEDVPFVMELPPYRMPTGKSIMIHMWEKAKQYLHKMGGIILIASIIIWFLGYFPRHSENGDVFEKQIAEVEQSDTNPEDKAETIAELERLKSMDHQQKSYIGRIGQAIQPILHPLGFDWKMSVSLLTGMAAKEVVVSTLSVLYTGESDDSQVLTERLKQDKNAEGELVFTPLVALSFMLFVLIYFPCIATISAIVHESGSWKWGIFVIVYTCVLAWFVSCVVYQTGHFFMNLFN; from the coding sequence ATGAGACTATCAGAACTTCGTACAGGCGAAAAAGGGGTTATAGTAAAGGTAATGGGACGCGGAGCATTCCGCAAGCGCATTATCGAAATGGGGTTTATCAGAGGAAAAGAGGTTGATGTCATCCAGAACGCACCGCTTAAAGATCCTATACACTACCGTGTAATGGGTTACGACGTTTCATTAAGACGAAACGATGCGCAAATGATAGAAGTCGTCAGTGTGGCTGAATTCATAGAAGCCAGTACCGGAAAACAGGAAAACCGCCCGGTGGATTCTTATATCCAAACATCTGGCAAGAGTTTACAGGCTATGGCCATGCACAAAGGTAAAACCATCAATGTCGCATTAGTCGGAAATCCCAATTGCGGTAAAACATCTTTATTCAATTTCGCATCCGGTGCACACGAGCATGTCGGTAACTACAGCGGCGTGACAGTCGACGCCAAAGCCGGGACATTCCATCAGAATGGCTATACCTTCAAAATCGTAGACTTGCCGGGGACCTATTCCCTATCGGCTTACACCCCTGAAGAACTCTATGTTCGCAAGCATCTGAATGAAGAACAGCCAGACATCGTAATCAATGTAGTCGATGCATCCAACTTGGAACGCAATCTGTATCTGACCTGCCAACTGATCGATATGGACGTACGTATGGTTATCGCCCTCAACATGTACGACGAACTGGAACGACACGGAAATAAGTTCGACCATAACTCTCTCTCAAGGATGATCGGTACGCCGATTGTTCCGACCATCAGTAAGACCGGCTTCGGTATCGAAGAACTTTTCAACCGCGTCATAAAGGTCTACGAAGAAGAAGATCCCGTACTCCGCCATATCCATATCAATTATGGTGATGTATTGGAAAAGGCCATTTATCCAGTAAGGCATGCTTTGAAACTGAACGGAAATGTATCCAAAAGCCTTTCCAAGCGCTACCTTGCCATCAAGTTGCTAGAAGGCGATCCGGAAGTGGAATCATTCGTCAAGTCAATGCCTGGTTCCGAAACAGTCATCCACGAACGCGACCGCAATGTCGCTCAAATCGAAACCCTTCTGAAAGAAGATTGTGAGACAGCCTTCACCAATGCCCGCTACGGTTTTATTTCCGGTGCACTGCGTGAGACCTACGAGCAAAACAAAATAAAAGAAGCGACAAGCACCCAGATCATCGATCTGTTCGTAACCCATAAAGTGTTGGGGTTCCCGATCTTCATCCTTTTCATGTGGATCATGTTCGAAGCCACTTTCCGCTTGGGAGAATACCCGATGGAATGGATCGAATCGTTTGTTGGCTGGATCGGAGAGTTCGTACGTGGAAACATGAGCGAAGGCCCGTTGAAGGATTTACTGGTCGATGGCATTATAGGAGGCGTGGGAGGCGTTATCGTATTCCTGCCCAACATATTGATACTGTATGCCTTCATTTCTTTTATGGAAGATTCCGGCTACATGGCGCGCGCCGCTTTCATCATGGACAAGATCATGCATAAGATGGGGCTACACGGCAAATCGTTTATCCCGCTTGTGATGGGCTTCGGTTGCAACGTGCCGGCTATCATGGCATCTCGTACGATCGAAAGCCGTAACAGCCGGATGATCACCATGCTGGTAAACCCGTTAATGAGCTGTAGTGCCCGCCTTCCGGTGTATGTCCTGCTGACAGGTGCTTTCTTCCCCCAGACGGCCGGAACGGTCATGCTGATCCTCTATGCTTCGGGTATTCTGCTTGCTGTCTTAATGGCACGTCTGTTCAAGCGCTTCCTTTTTAAGGACGAAGATGTACCTTTCGTGATGGAACTTCCTCCTTACCGCATGCCGACAGGTAAATCAATTATGATTCATATGTGGGAAAAAGCCAAACAATATCTGCACAAGATGGGGGGGATCATCTTGATCGCTTCTATCATCATCTGGTTCTTGGGATATTTTCCTCGTCATTCGGAAAACGGAGATGTTTTTGAGAAGCAGATTGCCGAAGTGGAACAGTCCGACACGAACCCGGAAGACAAAGCGGAAACCATCGCTGAACTAGAACGCCTGAAATCGATGGACCATCAGCAGAAATCCTACATCGGCCGTATCGGCCAAGCCATACAACCGATACTCCATCCACTGGGTTTCGACTGGAAGATGAGTGTCAGCCTATTGACCGGTATGGCCGCCAAAGAAGTCGTCGTCAGCACACTGAGTGTCTTATATACAGGAGAGTCGGATGATAGCCAGGTCTTGACCGAACGATTAAAACAGGATAAAAATGCCGAGGGAGAATTGGTCTTTACACCTTTGGTCGCACTGAGTTTCATGCTCTTTGTCCTGATCTATTTCCCTTGTATCGCTACAATATCGGCCATTGTCCACGAATCCGGCTCCTGGAAATGGGGTATATTTGTAATTGTTTATACTTGCGTACTTGCGTGGTTCGTCTCATGCGTAGTCTATCAGACAGGGCACTTCTTTATGAACCTGTTTAATTAA